From the genome of Aquila chrysaetos chrysaetos chromosome 8, bAquChr1.4, whole genome shotgun sequence:
TCAGAGCCTCATACTTATTCTGTAAAGGTAATGAGGGGTTCCCCTTACAGCTCCCTGCGGTAACTTGCTTCCACTCCTCCCTATCCCTTGTAACACTGCCTTCATCCTGGCACAAAATAGATACTGGACCTACCTCAGTAGTGGCCATGCTGAGTTGGCTCCTGCATGCCAGAGatggcagagcacagctccaTTGGTCTAGATCTCCTTCTCAGACTCTCAGCTGCTCCCCAGTCTGCCCGCCTCCTCCTGAAGCTCAGCCACCAGGCAGAGCAGTTCATCTACCTGGGCACAGCTCCCACAGGTTTGCTTGTTACTGCCCTCCATCTCCAGGAGAAGCCCCAGGCACACCCCGCAGCCTGAAACCTGGGTAGTCACATGCTTCAACAAGAGCTCTGTCTGTGTGCCTGCACTGCTGCTAGAAGCTCAGGAGAAACAGAGGACATGGCTTTTTCCTGGAAGGTCACCATGCTGCCACACACCTGCCCACCGTATCATTTCCAAAGAATCAGCCAGATGACTACATCATTATGAACTCCAGCCTGCCATAACTCATTTCAGCCTTTAGCTGATCGCTGCAAATGATGGAAGCAAGGATTCTCATCTCTCCTCAGGAACAGTATTGCCCTACAATTATTAGAGATGGAAACAGCACCAGGCTTTACAATCATTCACAGGACAGGCTGCTCAGAAGGCTGTCACTCCTGGCCAGGAATAAGACTGCAGCCAATGGCAGTAGTCTCTATAAGTAGCCTAGAAGTAGCTTATACATTTGTCCTAAACTGCATCCACATTCATACATACAgcactcttttattttttttattttttttttaaaggggtgGGAATAGGCACATGAGTGAACTAATGCTTTAATTTATTGCGGAGAAGTGTGACTGCTGGCTAACTGGGCATTTACCTGCATGCAGCCCTTGCTGATATCATTCCTGCCAAACATCtatctttgttttcccttgtaTATTTGTGCAGCAACAGTTTCCTAGAGAAGGACTAAAACCAGACTTCCTTGCTTAGAAGCTGAATGAATTAAGACTGAACTGTTTTGTCTTTCAATCTTTTCTAAATCTTTCTGtggaatgtattttaaatatttagtaacTCCAAATATGTTTGAAGAAACTAAAAGTAATGCTCCCAAGCGATAATAGTAATTGTTGCTGCCATCTGAGTTAtctgagggttttttaaaattctcttgtTTTACTTTAATGTCTAAGAAGTCAATAACAAAGCTCTACACAATTCGCTTGGGAGCAGCTGGAATTCAGGCAGTGTCAGTGCAGTATATTTAACAAGATGCTAGACTGGAAATATTGTTTCTTCACTATTTCTTAGTATTTCAAAGTCTGATATTCTCTAACTCATACCAGCATGTGAGTTTTCTGAGCACTTCTCCAGAAATTTTCCTTGAATATTTGTAACTCTTTTTTGCTGATAGCCCACAGTTGATTTTACAGAACAACTTCTTGTTCTAAAAAATATAACCCAAATGTTACTACCATGTAAATTGAGATGTGGctgtttaaaaacttgtttatttttagtctcATGTCCTTTCCTTCTACTACACTGTCACCTTTGCCTTTAGAACTGATTGGCTTCATAAATGAATGGCTATTGTTAACGCAGAAGAAATAAACACGAAGGAAAAGTATCCGAATTTTGTGAACCAGAATATGGTGCAgtcttttgaaatgtatttcttcactTCATCACTGACTTCCTGAAAATCTGCAATAAAGCCAGGGCAAGtgaatactgatttttaaaggagTTTACATTTGTACATGATGCAtattattcaaaatgaaaacatataaACTAATGTATATTATaacttctctctcctgtcctttagtattttctctttacaactttttttttatcagaccTGTAATACAGcagtagtttcttttttctgagatgAATGTCATGCATAGAACTtaacagcaaacagaaatattaaattagCAACTACGCACCAAGTCAGTGTCACATATTTGTTTAATCTGTTAAATGGCCCATTGTATTCCTCCAAGTGTTCCTTATAGCATTGCAGCTTACCTTCAAAAGTGCTAAATGCATACACATATTTTCAATTaggatattttgaaaaacaaatttatttttacaatatttttattgcaacaCATCTCTATATTGTCACAGGAAAACAGGATCGATATTTAAATGTACTTTATGTCAATTGTCCAACCATTTAGTTTCTCTGACTTAAAatgaagagggttttttttattaattacttAGTATTGACTGATACAGGGTGTGCTATAAATCTACTTCACTGAACAAACTAGAAAATACTTGAATTGATTTTAGGACTGAAATATCAAAAGAGAGCAAGGGAAAGTCAAACAGTGTATGAAAAGGCTGGCATTATTTAAATGATCTGGGGTATATGTGAGGCATCTGTGTGGAGCAGAGGGGTGAACCATGCCCCCAAAAGAGCATCGGTCTCCCTTCGAATGGCACCAGACTTCAGTTAACTGAACTGTTTGCAGATACTCAGCTCAACCCTACACCTGTATATGTGGGTCTATAGTTGCAGACCTCATGTTAACGCCCTGTGTCATCCCACTCCTGCATTACAGATGCCTGAAGACAGGGGATGAATTCCATGGCAAATGCATAATCTTTACACACACGAGGCACCGGAGGGATGAAGCCCTCTTAAGCCCTGCAGACTTCTGCACTGCTACCAACCCACTCCGTATCCACCAAAGCCAAAACTATCCCTCATGTCATGGTGTACGTGCCCCTGCTGTAGCGTAGGTCCCCTAGAGCACAAAACTCAGCTTTTCTCTTCACCTTCCTCTGCATCCCAGAGGAGTACGGAGTGGTTCCCAAGCTCAGTAAGCAGATGGAGCAGTCATGGCAGATTAGTTAGTCACTTCTCCTTCTCAGgatgagaaaatggaaataataccTCTCCCAGGTACAGACCCACTTCCCTGGAGCTTGCATGCAGCTGTGCTTTGAAATAGAAGTTCAGTTATTGCTACAGGATTGCCTTATCAGTAAACCCTTCAGAGAAGTGGTTATTCAAAATGCCTACCAGTGCTGCTGGGTTCAGgctcttctctgctcctttgcAAAGTGAATTTCTTTGGTTATACGATAAAAAGCTGatctccacacacacaaaagaataCAGAGGCCCAGCAACAGGTAGAGAAACCGCAATAACCTAACCAGAGAAATGGACACCCTGACCCAGCTCTTCCTAGGGCTGTCCCAGCAGAGCCATCAGCCCCATGAGTGATACACATCCTGATGAGTCGGTGGTAGCAGCTTTCCAGGTCACCTTACAGACTGAGGCACAGTTAATGCCTAGGGGGTACAGGACACATTATggaatgaaagggaaaaggatcTTGGGATTGTACAAGATTTATTATAGGATGTTTAGGGGAGGAACCACAGGCTGGTCAGTACACTTTTCTGGCCATGCCCTGCATCTGCTCAGTGCAGTCTCTCCTGTCTTCTTATTAAACTTCATTTCTAACTGTCTTCCTGGGTGAGGGCTCTCTAttctgtctctgtgtgtgtataggGGCCTGAGTGCAGTAAATGGAGTCAGATGGCCTGTGTGTCCATGGTGCCAGCAAACGGAGCAAGCAAGGCTGTGTAAGTGTGTAAGCAAGTATCCAGGCAGACTAGGCAGCTAAGTGAAGTGACCTGGGAACCAGCTGTGTGTACAAGTAAGACAACTGGAAGAACTGGGTACTGGAGGGACCAGAGGGGACCAGTTGCTGGAGAGATCATATGTTCCGGTGGCCAAGTGAGACACCCATTTAGGAGAGAAGGGGCCGCATGGTTGGGTCCCTGAGGTGGTAGTGGCTGACCACTGCATATCAGAGGACATAGAAGCACAAAGACTGTTGCTGAACACCAAATACTGCACAGGCAGAGGGCCTCAGAACCTGGGACCAGAAGTTCAGTCTGATCCTTCTCATCTGCTGCATGGATCTTCTTGTCCATGGTTGAAGAAACTCAGCTAGCCCAGTGGGAAAAAGAGGGCAGGGGAAGTTGAGTAAGACCATGCACGGGATTCAGGTTCTTCAGCCTCTCATGGCATCCAGTGGGCAGGAGTTTCTTCAGCCAACCTTGCATCTCCCCACCATAGTTTCTCACATTTGGCTTAACCCCAGGACCATTTAAATTCTACAAGAGTCCCAAACTCCAGCAGCACAGTTGAAGATCATCTTGCAGTGACTCTTGCTAACTGCAAGTCAAGCTAAATGTAGCAACAGAGCAGTACCTTCACATGGATGACTTCAAGACTGACTGCAGCTATTGCTCCTTCCTAGCCCTTGGAAGCTCATGGTTCTATGCCAAGGCTTTTCTGGGGACCAAAATACCTTCCCTCCGAGTCATAGTGCAGGTCCAAAGATCCTATTTTCCACCCCTGAGGAGCCCTGCGCTGCTCAGGTGAATACATACAAAAGCTTTGTGTCTCTTCCTCTTGCAAATGGGTATGAGCTAACTTTAGGCTACAGCCAGATTTCCCTTATGAAGGGtagcagaggagaaaacacctttgaggggaaaaaagggaaaggaaaaaaaaaacctgtaactCACACAAAGGCCAGAGTCAGGGCTAATGAGCCTGGATGAGCTGAGTGAGCTCTGGGGAACTGCACAAGATGCCTTCCATATTTAACAACtacatagaatcacagaatcctTTAGGCTGGAAAATACCcttaagatcaagtccaaccgttaacctagcactgccaagtccaccactgtCCCTCAGTGGCACATCtatatgtcttttaaatacctccagggatggtcactcaaccacttccctgggcagcctgttcccatgcttgacaaccctttttggtgaagaaaattttcctaatatccaatctaaacctcctgTGGTGCAAGTTGACACCATTGCCTCTCTTCccatcacttgttacttggtAAAAGAGACTGTCACCCACCccgctacaacctcctttcaggtactGGTAGAaagctataaggtctcccctcaccctccttttctccaagcaaaacaatcccagttccctcagctgctccttgtaagacttgttctctagacccttcaccagcttcattgctcttctttggacacgctccagcacctcaatgtctgtcttgtagtgaggggcccaaaccTAAACACATTATTCAAGGTGTAGTCTCACCAGTGCtaagtacagggggacgatcacttccaTAGTTCTGCTGGCCAcagtatttctgatacaagccagaacactattggccttcttggccacctgggcacactgccagctcatattcagctggctgttgaccaacacccccaggtccttttctgccgggcaactttccagccactcttccccaagcctgtagcttTGCATGGGATTGTTttgacccaagtgcaggacccagcactgagccttgttgaacctcatagaattggcctcagcccatcgatccagcctgtccagatccctctgtagaacCTTTCTatcctcaagcagatcaacacccttgcccaacttggtgttgtctgcaaacttactgagggtgcactcaatcccctcctccagatcattgataaagatattaaacagaactggccccagtactgagccccggggaacaccacttgtgactggccaccaactggatttaactccattcaccataaccctctgggctcgtccatccagccagtttctTACCCAACAAAGAGTACGCTCATCCACCCCacgagcagccagtttctccaggagagtCCTGTgtgaaacagtgtcaaaggctttactgaagtccaggtagactGTagtccacagcctttccctcatccatcAAGTGGGTCATCTTGTCATAGAAGGATATGAGGTTtgtcaagcaggacctgcctttcataaacccatgctgactgggtctgatcacctggttgtcctgtacgtgccatgtgatggcactcaagatgatctgctccataacaTCCCCCAGCgctgaggtcagactgacaggcctgtagttccctggatcctcctttcAGCCCTTCTCatagatgggtgtcacatttattaacctccagtcaactggggCCTCTCTGGTTAGGGGTATAAAAGGGGCCAGTCAGGAGTAAATTTCAAGTAAGATGGCTTTGGGAGTACAGAAAGAGGAACAACATACATACCTGTCCATGCTAACCTTCACCAAATACCCATGAACCACGAGGGCATATTAGCATGTTACCAAGTATAAAAAAACCAGTATCCTGAAATATCATAACTAATGGCTTTATTAGGTCCTTTTGATTTGTATTACAAGTAATCCACTGAAGAACCAGATCGAATAATTGGATTGAATGATAGCTGTCCTTGACAGtagctttcctttccctcccctccccacgcTCCCCGAGTATGTTGTCTGCCAATTTCAGCTGGGTATGATGTGCAAATGTCTGTCCCTGTGCTTCTATGAGTGTGCCTGTGTGGGGAGGGGTTGAACCAATGCATGTTCCCTACACGCAGGTCTGGGGGAGGAGTGTGTGCATATGTAGTTGGAGACTACATTGGGGAATTTGGGAGGTACATGCTTGTCTTGGATTCCAGCTTCTGATTTACAATCCTTTAAGCTGGGAGAAGGGACATTTGGGTTAGACTGGGAATTCTATAGAAGGGGTAGTCATGACATGCCCCTAAAATCTCAGAAAATTGTCCCGGTCAAGTCTGAGCCACGGTTCACTGGAAATGAAGGGGTACAGGAAGGGAAATGCCAACCTTAATTAGGAAAACAGCAATGTCTTACAATTTGTGAAAGAATGCGTAACGTGGACTAACATTACAAATGGCGCAGAACTACCACTGGTTCCAAAAACTAAGAATTAAGCCTAGCTGTCTTTGATACTGCATGTGACTCAGCAGTCGGCACAGAGCTAACCCCAAAGCAGGTGACCAGTGCAGATCACTCAGCTCTGCTGGAATGAGACCAAAACTACAGGATCCACCTGGCCACAGACATCCCATGACCCAGTGCATGGAGAGATGCAGCTATCAAAGCCAAAGAACTGGACTTGCCTATACGACCTGTTACACTTACAGAGGTGTTACTGATCTTAAGTGCCTCAATACGTTCATGTCTATTGTCTCTGATGGGTTGGCCAGCAACCACAGCCCTTGCACATGCTCCCCTCCATGGTTAATGCCCAGAGGAATCGGGCTCCTGCCTTGATGTGTGCAGCCCATAGTGGGGCCCCATTCAGGCTCTATGGGAGTGAGGAGTGGTGCAGCTTCTTCTGATATTACCGGTCAATGGAGGAGTGTCATGGGATGTCGAAGGAGCATGCCTGCTCTTTTAAGGATATCTGGTCAAAGAAAccataaacaagaaaatacagagataaTCCTGACAcatgataagggatgtgatGAGAGCAAACCTGATCAGTCACCCTAATTGGTAAGGATGCGTAGTGCaagtctgaaaacatttatttttacagctgggAAGTTAAGGAAAGGGAGACAAACACACAGAGTGATAAAATCTGACCAATTAGCATTAACAAAGACAATAACCAGAAGCAAACATCATTAGTCACACTAACTGATGAGCTCTCAAGAAGCTATAAGCAACCAGGGCTTTGCAACTGGTAAGGATGCAAACCTGAGTGTCCAGGATGTTGGATGGAGTCATGGGACCATGTCAGTTGTTGAGAGAATGTGCAGGGGAGGGGAAGCTGGGAGCAACAAAGATGGGGGTAGACAGAAAAGGGGTATAAAAGAAGCTGGTTGGATATAAACCTGGGTCAGTCAGAGCTGGTCTGGATGAGCTCTACATTTGACCACCACAGCCTGTCCTGTCTTCTTATTACATCTTTTCATAACTCTCTCTGCATAATTTCACTCTACCCCATGTAGGTGTGCTGCAAGGGCCAAGTGCCAGCTACTGGAGGATCAGCATGAGTGGATTTGGTGCCAGCTACTTAAGTCAGATGGGGGAGCAGGCACCCCTGGCCTGTGGTGTCAGCTACTGGAGCCAGTGGGGCCTCACCCTACCGCTACTGCAGCAATAACTCTGCGTGTCCACAAAACCAGTTACTGGGAGGACCAGCACGAGTGAGGGGctctgtgccagcagctggagtgggACAGCAGCTCACAGCTTGTGTGCCTGGTTGCTGGAGGCTGGGGGAGGTGACTGTCTGTATCTCCCACAAACCAGGTGTGCATGCGGTGTGCATGTGTATCCACCAGCAAACTTCAAGCTGGACCAGCTGGGCAAGTAGGAGGCCCTGGGTCCAGGCAGGGGCAATTGATGTATCAGGCATCAATTTCAGAACCCATACTGGGATTCAGGTGTCAGAAGCTCATCCAAGTCCTGTGACACATGCTTAAGCCAAACATCATGCAGAGGTAACCCTTCAAAATCCTGAGTGAGTTACACATCCAGGCAGGGAGTCCAAGGCCTAGGAACTCTGCTTAGTGGTGGTCTTTCATGGGATATGCAACCCTCTTTCAGAAGAGCTAACCAGCTTGCCTTACAGAAGGATGCTGTAGTCCACTACATCTGGGGAAGCAGACAGAAGTCCGAGGCTCTAAAACGGTAGCTGGAGTAACTAAAGACGAAGCACTGCTGATCATCTGCATTGTATTGCCCCACAATGAACTGGGTCTGTAACTCAGAGTAGGTCAGCCCACTCTCAAGGacaggaaactgaggcacataGGAAGCTAAAGGAATCTGCACCTAACTTACAGCCAGCACAGACACAATCCAAGCAAGCCACATTTATCTCAGGTGATGTTGCTTTCATAGCTATTCCCAAAGTCCCAGCTCACCTGGCTGTGCTCGCACTGACTGCAAGGACTATCTCTAGCTCCAGCTGGACAGTCCCACTCTAATTTTCCCGCCCAGAAAGTCAGCAGATTGCCATTCTGTCTCCAGTATGGACTGAGCAAAGAGGTAGGTGAGTGGGGAGTCTAGACTCCACCAAGATTGACCCTTCAGCTACTGTGACTACATTAACCTGGCATAAGCCAGGTTCTTGTTCTGGAAGGTTTCTTATTTCAGGAAAGGAGCAGGTCTTTTTAACTTCCcgaagtgctttaaaatatatttttctagcCCAAAATTACATCACAGCAGGAATATTTCTCCAGAAGCAGTGCTATAATGAACTTAGCCGCTCTGTAGATTTCACATCCTGCAACCCACTTTGGCATGTGAAAATGGGTTAAGGGAAGCATGTGGATGCATTTCCTTACAGCACAAGATGATGAAACTGCAATGTTCTCCATAAGAGAAGATGTACTGCTTCCCAAGGCAGCCCAGGCAGCCTAGATATTCTCACTGTCCAATCAGTGGGAATGCCCTTAATACAAGTACCACCTCACGGGATGAATAAAGGAAAACCACCCTGCCTGGGACCAGATAACTACAACAAAGTCAACAGCTGAAGTGCTCCCTTTAGACTAAGGCAGTGCCTTGCACTACCTCACACCAAGATGAACCACCCAGATTCTCCTCAGCACAAGCTCAGATGTAGTCGACACTTACCCAAGGCCTCAAGAGCAGTCTGGGTGCAACAGACTGCCACCCTTGTCCCTACAGGCTGGCAAAGCAGTGTTCTCCTTCATGCCCACCACAGCATCAAGGTTATACAACCTTGGAGGGTTGCAACTCTTGGGCCTAGGCTCAGCTGGAGGTTCCGACACAGCAACTTGGTACCAGCACAGAGGCACCACAATAACAGAGATGGCAGTCTCCAAGCCATCTGTATCCAGCACCCTTTGTGGTCCCTCAGGGTGGATCTTGTCCCACAACTGCAACTCCATTTCCTATGAGACTgagaaaggcaaagcagaagagcaTAACTAGGTCTCTATGTGACCATGGGGGAAAGACATggggaaaaacaggaagaggGACTTCCAGTAACATGAAGGAGAATTACAACACCTGAACACCTTTCCTGTTGCCACCCCTGTCTCTCAGGGGAGGAGACATTACAAGCCCTAGCTGCTCTGCAAGCAGCTCACATGCACACTGGAAAAGGGAATATGGCAGATTCAGCAGTCACAATCCTTAGAGAGGCTTGTGCCCTTCCCCAAAAGCAGGTAATGTGCAGACTGCAGATGGCAATAAGAGGGATGACTCCTAAACTGGGGATGCACAAAGagagacagaagggaaaaagattGCTCCCCCTCTCTGTATGGGGAATTATCAAGAAGGGGCAGGGCTACCCTCTTTCACCCAGGGGAAGGCATGTGAGCCAGGGATCTCATAAAAACAGGGCCCAACACAGCCCAAATGAGGAGCCCTCAAGCCACAATGTCCTTCAGAGCTCCAGTTAGGTCAGGGAAAATGAAATGGTAGCCGCTCTCCAGAGTGTGTTTTGGCACCACCCTCTGGCCCTCCAACAGCATGACGGCCCGCTCTGCCCCAAAGATAGCCCGCACAGCCCAAGCTGGcactggcagcagggctgggcgtcccagggctgcagcaagcTCCTGAGCAAAGGTGCCATTGGAGGTGGCAGGGGAGGATGGGGAGACACCGTTGAGGACGCCTTGCAGGCACTCACTCTCCAGGGCATGACACACGATCCCAGCCAGGTCCTGAATGTGGATCCATGGGAAGGGCTGGAGCCCAGAGCCCAGGGGGCCTCCTAGTCCCAGACGGAAAGGCCAGAGCATTTGAGAGATTGCACCACCACCTCGGCCGAGCACCACCCCTGTGGAGAGAACAGAGTGAGACCAGGACCTCCCCCACCCTCAGAACTACAACCAGGAGAGAATCCTTAACAGGGCTGGACTGGAACAGCACCCCAACAAGGAGAGGCACAAGACCTGAtgtccttctccctcctcttccccctcttgCCCCAGCACCAAAGCAGAGCCACCCTGAACAGGCACGATGCCCCATCTCACCAGATCTCACCACAACACCACGAGCTGGGCTCCCAGGGATGAGAGCTGCAGCCTCCCACGAGCTCACCAGGCGTGAGAAGAAGTCAAAATCCCCCCCAGGACTGTCCTCAGTATACTCAGCTGTGGGGCTAGGGCGGTAATAGCCTGTGGATGTAACAGcagaaagggggaaagagggTCAGGGTTCAATTGTGACACCAGCcactcccccacctcccctcgCAAAACAGACCCTCTTCCCTTAGAACTCAATCACTCCATCAGGGACATCCTCACAGGAACAGCACAAGGTCTCTCTGACGGCAATGCTGACAAGTTTTTGAACTACCAATGTGCTCTGCAAGTTCAGCAGGATGCACTAATACTCAGGTTGAGCTGGCAGCCCCAAGAACCAAATATACCAGCAAGCAACACACTGAGCTGGCTGCATAGAAAGGCGCTTGCTCTAAAATTGGGCATCACAGATGCTAAACTGTGGCAGCTTTAAAGACTGTAGCtagcagaaatgcaaagttgGAGATATGTAGGGGGATTCAGCTGAGGCCCTGCTTAGACAAACTGGTTCTACAAGATGCTTAAAGGctttcacaggaaaacagagaaaaggtcCTGTCCTAATGACACCAAGAGAAAGCACAGGGACCCAAATTCCTCTTCAGCAGTACCAAAAAGCTGATCGAGGCTTGCCTAAACCCAGTGACATTGATGGCGATAAAGTTGGCATTTCAAGGCAAGACGTGTGTCCCCCTAGAAGTGTGTTTCTGTCTGGAAGTATACCTCTCCACGTCAGCATGAGTCATGCCTTGCTGGGCCCAATCAATACCTACGCCAGTGACGAGGACCCAAGCACGGGGTGGCTGTTCAGCATCAGCAATAGCTTTGGCCAAGGTCTTGGTGGTCTCAACCCGGCTGCTGATGACTTCCCTGCAGAAGGCATCACTCCATCTGTGAAAGAGAGAGCCAGTGATTATACTCCCCACAAGGACATCCTAGGAAACAACAGTAGCAAGGGGGGCCCCAGCAGACACCCGTTCACAAACACGGGAGAGGTCACATGAATACCCCCCACCTTAGAGCAGAGGAAGGACATGGGAGTTTACTATCTAACTGCATGGGGACTTTGTGAGATGGTGGCTCGCCACTTACCACAAAAGGCTGTGGGTTTTGGACTGCCTTAGAACAAATGTAGCAGAGGAGCTGGACACCAAAGCT
Proteins encoded in this window:
- the SDR39U1 gene encoding epimerase family protein SDR39U1, which codes for MRVLVGGGTGFVGRALTQLLRSRGHEVTHVSRQGGKDRISWEELSHSGLPLCDAVVNLAGENVLNPFRRWSDAFCREVISSRVETTKTLAKAIADAEQPPRAWVLVTGVGYYRPSPTAEYTEDSPGGDFDFFSRLVSSWEAAALIPGSPARGVVVRSGVVLGRGGGAISQMLWPFRLGLGGPLGSGLQPFPWIHIQDLAGIVCHALESECLQGVLNGVSPSSPATSNGTFAQELAAALGRPALLPVPAWAVRAIFGAERAVMLLEGQRVVPKHTLESGYHFIFPDLTGALKDIVA